In Phenylobacterium koreense, one DNA window encodes the following:
- a CDS encoding UDP-N-acetylmuramoyl-L-alanyl-D-glutamate--2,6-diaminopimelate ligase, which translates to MSRPLSALVQRSFDHDVQIEGVTADSRKVRPGFLFAALPGSKVDGKDFVPKAVAAGAAAVIADAEIPGLEVPVIVTPDPRRVYALAARAFWGAQPPVVVAVTGTNGKTSVATFCRQIFNRLGHKAASMGTLGVRATGPGLDEQVTPSGLTTPDAADVAELMSILAAKGVTHVAMEASSHGVDQRRLDGVTLQAAGFLNLTQDHLDYHQTMEAYRDAKLRLFEELLPRGGTAVLNADSDAYGAFAASAVCSGHSVLSVGEAGQGLRLVERSPTPDGQSLKIEARAKVYNIRLPLAGDFQASNALVAAGLCIAVGEPVAEVLAALETLEGAPGRLQRVGTGPKGGEAYVDYAHTPDGLETVLKSLRPHVDGKLIVVFGAGGDRDRTKRPLMGLAAAQYADIAIVTDDNPRTEDPAAIRAEVLAGAPGSREIGDRREAIRAGVALLGPGDVLVVAGKGHEQGMTIGSTVHPFDDVAEVAAALGGAND; encoded by the coding sequence ATGTCCAGGCCGCTTTCAGCGCTGGTCCAGCGTTCCTTCGACCACGATGTGCAGATCGAAGGCGTCACGGCCGACAGCCGCAAGGTGCGGCCAGGATTCCTGTTCGCGGCCCTGCCGGGCTCCAAGGTCGACGGCAAGGACTTCGTCCCCAAGGCGGTCGCCGCCGGCGCCGCCGCGGTGATAGCCGATGCGGAGATCCCGGGGCTCGAGGTCCCGGTGATCGTCACGCCCGATCCGCGCCGGGTCTACGCCCTGGCCGCGCGCGCCTTCTGGGGCGCCCAGCCGCCGGTGGTGGTCGCGGTGACCGGCACCAACGGCAAGACGTCGGTCGCCACCTTCTGCCGTCAGATCTTCAACCGCCTCGGCCACAAGGCCGCCAGCATGGGCACGCTGGGCGTGCGCGCGACGGGACCTGGCCTCGACGAACAGGTCACCCCCTCCGGCCTGACGACTCCGGACGCCGCCGACGTGGCCGAGCTGATGTCGATCCTGGCGGCCAAGGGCGTGACCCACGTGGCCATGGAGGCCTCGTCCCACGGCGTCGACCAGCGGCGCCTGGACGGCGTGACCCTGCAGGCGGCAGGCTTCCTGAACCTGACCCAGGACCACCTGGACTACCACCAGACCATGGAAGCCTATCGGGACGCCAAGCTGCGGCTGTTCGAGGAACTGCTGCCGCGCGGCGGGACCGCCGTGCTGAATGCGGACTCCGACGCCTATGGCGCATTCGCCGCCTCGGCGGTCTGCTCCGGGCACTCGGTGCTGTCGGTGGGCGAGGCGGGGCAGGGGCTGCGTCTGGTCGAACGGTCGCCGACCCCGGACGGCCAGTCGCTGAAGATCGAGGCGCGCGCCAAGGTCTACAACATCCGTCTGCCGCTGGCCGGCGACTTCCAGGCCTCGAACGCCCTGGTGGCGGCGGGCCTCTGCATCGCCGTGGGCGAGCCCGTCGCCGAGGTGCTGGCCGCGCTGGAGACGCTGGAAGGCGCGCCCGGCCGGCTGCAACGGGTCGGGACTGGCCCCAAGGGCGGCGAGGCCTATGTCGACTACGCCCACACGCCCGACGGGCTGGAGACGGTGCTGAAGTCGCTGCGCCCGCACGTGGACGGCAAGCTGATCGTGGTGTTCGGCGCCGGCGGCGACCGCGACCGCACCAAGCGGCCGCTGATGGGGCTGGCGGCGGCGCAATACGCCGACATCGCCATCGTCACCGACGACAATCCGCGTACGGAAGACCCTGCGGCGATCCGCGCCGAGGTGCTGGCCGGCGCGCCGGGTTCGCGCGAGATCGGCGACCGCCGCGAGGCCATCCGCGCGGGCGTAGCCCTGCTGGGACCCGGCGACGTGCTGGTGGTCGCCGGCAAGGGGCACGAGCAGGGCATGACCATAGGTTCGACCGTTCATCCGTTCGACGACGTCGCCGAGGTGGCCGCTGCGCTGGGAGGCGCCAATGACTAA
- the ftsL gene encoding cell division protein FtsL has translation MSLFDRKIRGFRLVDVVALGVLVAMILVVYLAKTMAGSERAEIASIERQIEAEKVRIRLLQAEVAHLEQPARVEALATAHLGMAPVEAKRETTIDKLGEVALGKPKS, from the coding sequence ATGAGCCTCTTCGACCGGAAGATTCGCGGTTTCCGCCTGGTGGACGTCGTCGCCCTCGGCGTCCTCGTGGCGATGATCCTGGTCGTCTACCTGGCCAAGACAATGGCTGGCTCCGAGCGCGCCGAGATCGCCTCGATCGAGCGGCAGATCGAAGCCGAGAAGGTGCGCATCCGGCTCTTGCAGGCCGAGGTCGCCCACCTGGAGCAGCCCGCCCGGGTCGAGGCGCTGGCCACCGCTCATCTCGGCATGGCTCCGGTCGAAGCCAAGCGCGAAACCACCATCGATAAGCTGGGCGAAGTCGCCCTCGGGAAACCCAAGTCTTGA
- a CDS encoding acyl-CoA dehydrogenase family protein encodes MDFSFTEEQSLLRDTVASYLADHYSFDQRRAALKAEPGWRPEVWKAFAEELGILGAPFAEELGGLGGGATENMVIMEELGKALVVEPYLGTVVIGGGFLKHSGHAGAADLIGGVIGGQTIFAFAYAEPQARYTWQDLKTTAKKDGAGYVINGHKAVVIGAPYATHLIVTARTGGGQREAEGVSVFIVPKDAKGVSTRDYPTVDGFRASEVSFENVSVGPEALVGVEGAALPLVERVIDEATVALCAEACGVFRKLHEGTLEYTKQRKQFGQPISQFQVLQHRMVDMFIQLEQSISMTYMADIKLGDEARERAKGASAAKVQIGKAAKFIGQNAIQLHGGMGMTDELAIGHYFKRATMIESTFGSTDHHLARYEGLSLGKAA; translated from the coding sequence ATGGATTTCAGCTTCACCGAAGAACAGTCGCTGCTGCGTGACACGGTCGCCAGCTACCTGGCCGACCACTACAGCTTCGATCAGCGCCGCGCGGCGCTGAAGGCCGAGCCGGGCTGGCGCCCGGAGGTCTGGAAGGCCTTCGCCGAGGAACTCGGCATCCTGGGCGCGCCGTTCGCCGAGGAGCTCGGCGGCCTCGGCGGCGGGGCCACCGAGAACATGGTCATCATGGAAGAGCTGGGCAAAGCCCTGGTGGTCGAGCCCTATCTCGGCACGGTGGTGATCGGCGGCGGCTTCCTGAAGCATTCGGGCCACGCCGGCGCGGCCGACCTGATCGGCGGCGTCATCGGCGGCCAGACGATCTTCGCCTTCGCCTATGCCGAACCCCAGGCCCGCTACACCTGGCAGGACCTGAAGACCACGGCCAAGAAGGACGGCGCCGGCTACGTCATCAACGGCCACAAGGCGGTGGTGATCGGCGCGCCCTACGCCACCCACCTGATCGTCACCGCCCGCACCGGCGGCGGCCAGCGCGAGGCCGAGGGCGTCTCGGTGTTCATCGTTCCGAAGGACGCCAAGGGCGTTTCGACCCGCGACTATCCGACGGTCGACGGCTTCCGCGCCTCGGAGGTGAGCTTCGAGAACGTCTCGGTGGGGCCTGAGGCCCTGGTCGGCGTCGAGGGCGCGGCGCTGCCGCTGGTCGAGCGGGTCATCGACGAGGCCACGGTCGCGCTATGCGCCGAGGCCTGCGGCGTGTTCCGCAAGCTGCACGAAGGCACGCTGGAATACACCAAGCAGCGCAAGCAGTTCGGTCAGCCGATCAGCCAGTTCCAGGTGCTGCAGCACCGGATGGTCGACATGTTCATCCAGCTCGAGCAGTCGATCTCCATGACCTACATGGCCGACATCAAGCTGGGCGACGAGGCCAGGGAACGCGCCAAGGGGGCTTCGGCAGCCAAGGTCCAGATCGGCAAGGCCGCCAAGTTCATCGGCCAGAACGCCATCCAGCTTCACGGCGGCATGGGCATGACCGACGAACTGGCCATCGGCCACTACTTCAAGCGCGCGACCATGATCGAGAGCACGTTCGGCTCCACCGATCACCACCTGGCCCGCTACGAAGGGCTGAGCCTGGGTAAGGCGGCGTAG
- the rsmH gene encoding 16S rRNA (cytosine(1402)-N(4))-methyltransferase RsmH, translating to MSAPHTSVLLDEVLAALEPAPGKLIVDGTFGAGGYSRAFLAAGASVVAFDRDPTARRFAEGLGENFRLVEARFSEMAEELGEGVADGVALDLGVSSMQLDQAERGFSFMRDGPLDMRMGATGATAADIVNTAEQAELARILFVYGEERQSRRIASAIVRRRAEQPFTRTLDLAEHIERALGGRRGAKVHPATRSFQGLRIAVNEELSELEAGLVAAERTLKPGGRLAVVTFHSLEDRIAKAFFTERAGKTPGGSRHAPPVEAKEEPSFKLLFSGAQAPSEAETATNPRARSAKLRVGVRTSAPVWKEAA from the coding sequence GTGAGTGCGCCGCACACCTCGGTCCTGCTGGACGAAGTCCTGGCGGCGCTGGAGCCGGCGCCTGGCAAGCTGATCGTGGATGGCACCTTCGGGGCCGGCGGCTATTCGCGCGCCTTCCTGGCGGCGGGCGCAAGCGTGGTCGCCTTCGATCGCGACCCCACCGCGCGCCGCTTCGCCGAAGGGCTCGGTGAGAACTTCCGGCTGGTCGAGGCCCGCTTCTCGGAAATGGCCGAGGAGCTGGGGGAGGGCGTGGCCGACGGCGTGGCGCTGGACCTCGGCGTTTCATCCATGCAGCTCGATCAGGCCGAGCGCGGCTTCTCCTTCATGCGCGACGGGCCGCTGGACATGCGGATGGGCGCGACGGGGGCGACCGCCGCCGACATCGTCAACACTGCCGAGCAGGCGGAACTGGCGCGCATCCTCTTCGTCTATGGCGAGGAGCGGCAATCGCGCCGCATCGCCTCGGCCATCGTGCGGCGCCGGGCTGAGCAGCCGTTCACCCGCACCCTGGACCTCGCCGAGCATATCGAGCGCGCCCTGGGCGGGCGGCGCGGGGCCAAGGTGCATCCGGCGACGCGGTCGTTCCAGGGCCTGCGCATCGCCGTCAACGAAGAGCTCTCCGAACTCGAGGCCGGCCTGGTGGCGGCCGAGCGGACGCTGAAGCCGGGCGGCCGGCTGGCGGTGGTGACCTTCCACTCGCTGGAGGACCGGATCGCCAAGGCGTTCTTCACCGAGCGCGCGGGCAAGACCCCGGGCGGGTCGCGTCACGCTCCGCCAGTGGAGGCCAAGGAGGAGCCCAGCTTCAAGCTGTTGTTCAGCGGAGCGCAGGCTCCGAGCGAGGCTGAAACCGCGACCAATCCGCGCGCGCGTTCGGCCAAGTTGCGGGTTGGGGTTCGCACCTCCGCGCCGGTGTGGAAGGAGGCCGCATGA
- a CDS encoding peptidoglycan D,D-transpeptidase FtsI family protein: MSLAHPTFEAPAWRWLKDKVWGLEHAFERARASGRAEDDTRIRIFFVLAVFATAFMVLAIGATRAAIFSDAGPGSGYAAPVGAARADLVDRNGAMLAADLLHYGLYVDPREIWDAEEVRRNLIRTFPDINRQRLNKVLKSDRRGFVASGLTPEQRSTIHALGLPGVSFEPEERRVYPLGHTAAHLIGFADTGGVGLAGAERALNDTIRAGGGGTTPVALSIDLRVQAALEDELYKAAAEFAPKGAVGIVTNVHTGEILGMASYPTFDPNQAAKAGDDARLNRAAAAIYEMGSTFKAFTVAIGLDTGVATPSSTFDAREPFKLGYRTIHDYHATRKILTLVEVFQNSSNIGTAKLAESIGGERLSRYFTNLGLTRPAQVELMESARPLTPRKWDMDAVASTSFGHGMNVSPLAVTSAMGALLNGGYLVPLTIKKLDAGQRPKGQRVVSEQTSLQMLQIMRANVIGGSGKSADAPGLSVGGKTGTGEKYDPAIRGYSNDKQVSSFAAVFPTAGTVEQDRYFVLILMDEPHGTAKTYGFSTGGWVAAPAAGRVIDRIAPFLGVQREAERIKIIGDDKPVGNGH, translated from the coding sequence TTGAGCCTCGCGCACCCGACATTCGAAGCGCCCGCATGGCGCTGGCTGAAGGACAAGGTCTGGGGCCTGGAACACGCCTTCGAGCGCGCGCGCGCGTCGGGCCGGGCCGAGGACGACACCCGCATCCGCATCTTCTTCGTGCTGGCGGTGTTCGCGACCGCCTTCATGGTGCTGGCCATCGGCGCTACGCGGGCGGCGATCTTCTCCGACGCCGGACCCGGTAGCGGTTACGCCGCGCCGGTCGGCGCGGCCCGTGCGGATCTGGTCGACCGCAACGGCGCCATGCTGGCCGCCGACCTGCTGCACTACGGGCTCTATGTCGATCCGCGGGAGATCTGGGACGCCGAAGAGGTCCGCCGCAACCTGATCCGCACCTTCCCGGACATCAATCGCCAGCGGCTGAACAAGGTGCTGAAGAGCGATCGTCGTGGCTTCGTGGCCAGCGGCCTGACGCCCGAGCAGCGGAGCACCATCCACGCCCTTGGACTGCCGGGCGTGAGCTTCGAGCCGGAAGAGCGGCGGGTCTATCCGTTGGGCCACACGGCCGCGCACCTGATCGGCTTCGCCGACACCGGCGGCGTGGGCCTGGCCGGCGCCGAGCGGGCGCTGAACGACACCATCCGCGCGGGGGGCGGCGGCACGACGCCGGTCGCGCTCTCGATCGACCTGCGGGTGCAGGCGGCGCTGGAGGACGAGCTTTACAAGGCCGCGGCCGAGTTCGCCCCCAAGGGCGCGGTGGGGATCGTGACCAACGTCCACACCGGGGAAATCCTCGGCATGGCGAGCTATCCGACCTTCGACCCGAACCAGGCGGCCAAGGCCGGCGACGACGCGCGCCTGAACCGCGCGGCGGCCGCGATCTACGAGATGGGGTCGACCTTCAAGGCGTTCACCGTCGCCATCGGCCTGGACACCGGGGTCGCGACCCCATCCTCGACCTTCGATGCGCGCGAGCCCTTCAAGCTGGGCTACCGGACCATCCACGACTACCACGCGACGCGGAAGATCCTGACGCTGGTCGAGGTGTTCCAGAACTCCTCCAACATCGGCACCGCCAAGCTGGCCGAGAGCATCGGCGGCGAGCGGCTGAGCCGTTACTTCACCAACCTGGGCCTGACCCGTCCGGCGCAGGTGGAGCTGATGGAGTCGGCCCGTCCGCTGACCCCGCGCAAGTGGGACATGGACGCGGTGGCCTCGACCTCCTTCGGCCACGGGATGAACGTCAGCCCGCTGGCGGTGACCTCGGCCATGGGCGCATTGCTCAATGGCGGCTACCTGGTGCCGCTGACCATCAAGAAGCTCGATGCGGGCCAGCGCCCGAAGGGCCAACGGGTGGTGTCCGAGCAGACCTCGCTGCAGATGCTGCAGATCATGCGCGCCAACGTCATCGGCGGCAGCGGCAAGTCGGCCGACGCGCCGGGCCTGTCGGTGGGCGGCAAGACCGGCACCGGCGAGAAGTACGATCCGGCCATCCGGGGCTACTCCAACGACAAGCAGGTCTCCTCCTTCGCCGCGGTGTTCCCGACCGCCGGGACGGTGGAGCAGGACCGCTACTTCGTGCTGATCCTGATGGACGAGCCGCACGGCACGGCCAAGACCTACGGCTTTTCGACCGGTGGCTGGGTCGCGGCGCCGGCGGCCGGCCGGGTGATCGACCGGATCGCGCCGTTCCTGGGCGTCCAGCGCGAAGCCGAGCGGATCAAGATCATCGGCGACGACAAGCCCGTCGGGAACGGCCACTGA
- a CDS encoding division/cell wall cluster transcriptional repressor MraZ: MFLSTFEKQVDAKRRIVVPLEFRALLSGPFDGIVCFPSIEADCIEGGGKALFDRYMALIEELPFGDPVRSAIELSVLGGQAKMSFDTAGRITLPEQLCDQFGLSDWVVLVGLGDRFQIWEREAFQAHRAAQRELARAGLAELRAQQRAAKLGVGQ, from the coding sequence ATGTTTCTCTCGACCTTCGAGAAACAGGTGGACGCCAAGCGGCGTATCGTCGTGCCGCTGGAATTCCGCGCGCTCCTGTCCGGGCCATTCGACGGCATCGTCTGTTTCCCCTCCATCGAGGCCGACTGCATCGAAGGCGGCGGCAAAGCCCTGTTCGACCGCTACATGGCGCTGATCGAGGAGCTGCCGTTCGGCGATCCCGTGCGCTCGGCCATCGAGCTGTCGGTGCTGGGCGGCCAGGCGAAGATGAGCTTCGACACCGCCGGCCGGATCACCCTGCCTGAGCAGCTCTGCGACCAGTTCGGCCTCTCCGACTGGGTGGTGCTGGTCGGCCTGGGCGATCGTTTCCAGATCTGGGAGCGCGAAGCGTTCCAGGCCCATCGCGCCGCGCAGCGCGAACTGGCGCGCGCGGGGCTGGCCGAGCTTCGCGCCCAGCAGCGCGCGGCCAAGCTGGGAGTCGGGCAGTGA
- a CDS encoding DMT family transporter, which yields MALRDFALLVLVCMLWAGNNIVSKYVVAYLHAPPLFYAAVRFGIVALAVFPWLRSPPRPLWRLLVVSVCMGAGSFAFMFIALKTASPSSAAIVSQLMVPTTTLLSFLLLGERLSARRLFGICLTLVGALAVMWDPAGFDFSGGLAFVLVSVVMGSLGAVLMKQMEGVQPLQFQAWVGWASAAVLIPASLVLEPGGFETVFSIGWRFWAAVTFSAVVVSVFGHTAYYFLIQRYEANLISPLTLMTPLATIGLGVAITNDPFDARMAFGAAVALVGVLIIAMRPNQAMLFLFNLRNRAR from the coding sequence ATGGCCCTGCGCGACTTCGCCCTGCTGGTTCTTGTCTGCATGCTGTGGGCCGGGAACAACATCGTCTCCAAGTACGTGGTGGCCTATCTGCACGCGCCGCCGCTGTTCTACGCCGCCGTCCGGTTCGGGATCGTGGCGCTCGCGGTCTTCCCCTGGCTGCGCTCGCCGCCCCGGCCGCTGTGGCGGCTGCTGGTGGTGTCGGTCTGCATGGGCGCGGGCTCCTTCGCCTTCATGTTCATCGCCCTGAAGACTGCGAGCCCCTCGTCGGCGGCGATCGTCAGCCAGCTCATGGTGCCGACCACGACCCTGCTGTCGTTCCTGCTGCTGGGGGAGCGGCTCAGCGCCCGGCGGCTGTTCGGGATCTGCCTGACCCTGGTCGGGGCCCTGGCGGTGATGTGGGACCCGGCCGGGTTCGACTTCAGCGGCGGGCTGGCCTTCGTGCTGGTCTCGGTGGTGATGGGATCGCTGGGTGCGGTGCTGATGAAGCAGATGGAGGGGGTGCAGCCCTTGCAGTTCCAGGCCTGGGTGGGCTGGGCCTCGGCCGCGGTGTTGATCCCGGCCTCGCTGGTGCTGGAGCCCGGCGGGTTCGAGACCGTCTTCTCCATCGGCTGGCGGTTCTGGGCCGCGGTGACGTTCTCGGCCGTGGTGGTCTCGGTGTTCGGCCACACGGCCTACTACTTCCTGATCCAGCGCTATGAGGCGAACCTGATCTCGCCGTTGACCCTGATGACTCCCCTGGCCACGATCGGGCTGGGAGTCGCCATCACCAACGACCCGTTCGATGCGCGCATGGCCTTCGGCGCCGCGGTGGCGCTGGTCGGCGTGCTGATCATCGCCATGAGGCCCAACCAAGCCATGCTGTTTCTGTTCAACCTGCGGAACCGTGCGCGATGA
- a CDS encoding VOC family protein: protein MRMIFVNLPVKSVAASRKFFGALGFSFNEQFSNENTACMVIEENIFAMLLEHDRFRDFINGEISDATKATEVLTCLSASGRGEVDDMLKNALAAGGKPWKPVMDMGPMYGASFQDIDGHVWEVMYMDMAAVAQDGVQHASA, encoded by the coding sequence ATGCGAATGATCTTCGTCAACCTGCCGGTGAAGAGCGTGGCTGCGTCGCGCAAGTTCTTCGGCGCGCTCGGCTTTTCGTTCAACGAGCAGTTCTCCAACGAGAACACGGCCTGCATGGTCATCGAGGAGAACATCTTCGCCATGCTGCTGGAGCACGACCGCTTCCGCGACTTCATCAACGGCGAGATCAGCGACGCCACCAAGGCGACCGAGGTGCTGACCTGCCTTTCGGCCAGCGGCCGCGGCGAGGTCGACGACATGCTGAAGAACGCCCTGGCCGCCGGCGGCAAGCCCTGGAAGCCGGTCATGGACATGGGCCCGATGTACGGCGCCAGCTTCCAGGACATCGACGGCCACGTCTGGGAGGTCATGTACATGGACATGGCCGCCGTGGCGCAGGACGGCGTGCAGCACGCCTCGGCCTGA
- a CDS encoding SDR family oxidoreductase, which produces MRNLFSVEGKVAVVTGGSRGIGEMIARGYVENGAKVYISSRKAEVCDGLAEELSKYGTCVSLPFDLSKMEGIVGLASAVAERESKLDILVNNAGATWGAPIDEYPEDGWDKTVDLNVKSIFFLTQKLLPQLRAAATHEEPSRVINIASVNGIQPPGLETYAYSTSKAGCIMLTRHLARRLAPEHILVNAIAPGPFQSHMMAATLARAGDSIAKSNPRGRIGTPEDIAGVAIFLASRASAYTTGTVVPCDGGSAEF; this is translated from the coding sequence ATGCGTAACCTGTTCAGCGTCGAGGGCAAGGTGGCCGTGGTCACCGGCGGCAGCCGCGGCATCGGCGAGATGATCGCCCGCGGCTATGTGGAGAACGGCGCGAAGGTCTACATCTCGTCCCGCAAGGCCGAGGTCTGCGACGGCCTGGCCGAAGAGCTCTCGAAGTACGGGACCTGCGTCTCGCTGCCCTTCGACCTGTCGAAGATGGAAGGCATCGTCGGCCTGGCGAGCGCCGTGGCCGAGCGCGAGAGCAAGCTCGACATCCTGGTCAACAACGCCGGCGCCACCTGGGGCGCGCCGATCGACGAATATCCGGAAGACGGCTGGGACAAGACCGTCGACCTGAACGTCAAGTCGATCTTCTTCCTGACGCAGAAGCTGCTGCCGCAACTGCGCGCGGCGGCGACGCACGAGGAGCCCTCGCGCGTGATCAACATCGCCTCGGTCAACGGCATCCAGCCGCCTGGCCTGGAGACCTACGCCTATTCGACCTCGAAGGCCGGCTGCATCATGCTCACCCGCCATCTGGCCAGGCGCCTGGCGCCCGAGCACATCCTGGTCAACGCCATCGCGCCCGGCCCCTTCCAGAGCCACATGATGGCTGCGACCCTGGCCCGCGCCGGCGACTCCATCGCCAAGTCGAACCCGCGCGGCCGGATCGGCACGCCCGAGGACATCGCCGGCGTGGCGATCTTCCTGGCCAGCCGCGCCAGCGCCTACACCACCGGCACGGTCGTCCCCTGCGACGGCGGCTCGGCCGAGTTCTAG
- a CDS encoding N-acetylmuramoyl-L-alanine amidase → MNFIEAASPNFNERTAPPDMVVLHYTGMQTGAAALERLCDAEAKVSSHYLVEEDGRVFRLVPEARRAWHAGLSFWKGETDINGRSIGIEIVNPGHEFGYRPFPDAQVEAVIALLGDIRGRWTIEDARIVGHSDVAPARKQDPGELFPWKRLAQAGHGLWVEPEAAPGLPLAEGEEGAGVFALQAGLTRLGYDCAPSGKYDADTATIVRAFQRHWRPEQVDGVADGMTRARLIALLRAAA, encoded by the coding sequence ATGAACTTTATCGAGGCGGCTTCGCCGAACTTCAACGAGCGCACCGCGCCGCCTGACATGGTCGTCCTGCATTATACCGGCATGCAGACAGGGGCGGCGGCGCTGGAGCGGCTGTGCGACGCCGAGGCGAAGGTCTCCTCGCACTATCTGGTCGAGGAGGACGGCCGGGTCTTCCGCCTGGTGCCGGAGGCGCGCCGGGCCTGGCACGCGGGGCTGTCGTTCTGGAAGGGCGAGACCGACATCAACGGCCGCTCGATCGGCATAGAAATCGTCAATCCGGGGCACGAGTTCGGCTATCGCCCGTTCCCGGACGCGCAGGTCGAGGCGGTGATCGCCCTGCTGGGCGACATCCGTGGCCGCTGGACCATCGAGGACGCCAGGATCGTCGGCCATTCCGACGTCGCGCCGGCGCGCAAGCAGGACCCGGGCGAACTTTTTCCGTGGAAGCGGCTGGCGCAGGCCGGCCACGGCCTGTGGGTCGAGCCGGAAGCTGCGCCCGGCCTGCCGCTGGCCGAAGGCGAGGAAGGGGCCGGGGTTTTCGCCCTGCAGGCGGGGCTTACCAGGCTGGGCTACGACTGCGCGCCGTCGGGCAAGTACGACGCCGACACTGCGACCATCGTGCGGGCCTTCCAGCGCCACTGGCGCCCGGAGCAGGTGGACGGCGTGGCCGATGGCATGACCCGGGCCCGGCTGATCGCCCTTCTGCGCGCGGCGGCTTGA
- a CDS encoding cytochrome P450, with amino-acid sequence MADGVSDMLSEKRALARKRAYEIPLEELNPAWASAFRDDAHWAYFDRLRAEDPVHFTPDSNYGPFWSITKYNDIVEADSNHQVFSSAQGITLNPKSSVLPPEAQIQAARAGAPSFIGMDPPDHDIQRKTVSPAVAPARLAEMAPQIRERAGLILDSLPIGEPFDWVDLVSKELTTMTLATLFDFPFEERRKLTYWSDAMTSAPGYGPVQTYAERREALADCRDYFIRLWNERVNAEPGGDLISMLAHGAATRDCTMDEYFSNITLLIIGGNDTTRNTISGSVFALNRNPDQYEKLRGDLGLIPSMVSETIRWQTPLAHMARTAVQDFEFHGKTIREGDRVAMWYVSGNRDEEVVERPNDYVIDRPRPRQHLSFGFGIHRCVGNRLAELQLQIVWEEIMKRFPQIRLLEEPRRSYSIFIKGYEEMKVLIPARN; translated from the coding sequence ATGGCCGACGGCGTTTCCGACATGCTGAGCGAAAAGCGGGCTCTGGCCCGCAAGCGCGCCTATGAGATTCCCCTCGAGGAGCTGAACCCGGCCTGGGCCTCGGCCTTCCGCGACGACGCGCACTGGGCCTATTTCGACAGGCTGAGGGCCGAGGACCCGGTCCACTTCACGCCCGACAGCAATTACGGGCCGTTCTGGTCGATCACCAAGTACAACGACATCGTCGAGGCGGACTCAAACCACCAGGTGTTCTCTTCGGCGCAGGGCATCACCCTGAACCCCAAGTCCAGCGTGCTGCCGCCGGAGGCGCAGATCCAGGCGGCGAGGGCGGGCGCGCCGAGCTTCATCGGCATGGACCCGCCCGACCACGACATCCAGCGCAAGACGGTGAGCCCGGCCGTGGCGCCGGCGAGGCTGGCCGAGATGGCGCCGCAGATCCGCGAGCGGGCGGGCCTGATCCTGGACTCGCTGCCGATCGGCGAGCCCTTCGACTGGGTCGACCTGGTCTCGAAAGAGCTGACCACCATGACCTTGGCGACGCTGTTCGACTTCCCGTTCGAGGAGCGGCGCAAGCTGACCTACTGGTCGGACGCCATGACCAGCGCGCCAGGCTACGGACCGGTCCAGACCTATGCGGAACGGCGCGAGGCCCTAGCCGATTGCCGCGACTACTTCATCCGGTTGTGGAACGAGCGGGTGAACGCCGAGCCGGGCGGGGACCTGATCTCGATGCTGGCCCATGGCGCGGCGACCCGCGACTGCACGATGGACGAGTATTTTTCGAACATCACCCTGCTGATCATCGGCGGCAATGACACCACCCGGAACACGATCTCGGGCTCGGTCTTCGCCTTGAACCGCAATCCCGACCAGTACGAGAAGCTGCGCGGCGACCTCGGCCTGATCCCCTCGATGGTGTCGGAGACCATCCGCTGGCAGACCCCGCTGGCGCACATGGCGCGGACGGCGGTGCAGGACTTCGAGTTCCACGGCAAGACCATCCGGGAAGGGGACCGCGTGGCCATGTGGTACGTCTCGGGCAACCGGGACGAGGAGGTGGTCGAGCGTCCCAACGACTACGTCATCGATCGCCCGCGGCCGCGCCAGCACCTCTCCTTCGGCTTCGGCATCCATCGCTGCGTGGGCAACCGCCTGGCCGAGCTGCAGCTCCAGATCGTCTGGGAAGAGATCATGAAGCGCTTCCCGCAGATCCGTCTGCTGGAGGAGCCGCGCCGCAGCTATTCGATCTTCATCAAGGGCTATGAGGAGATGAAGGTCCTGATTCCAGCCAGGAACTAG